Proteins co-encoded in one Neodiprion lecontei isolate iyNeoLeco1 chromosome 3, iyNeoLeco1.1, whole genome shotgun sequence genomic window:
- the LOC107225615 gene encoding protein tincar isoform X1, with protein sequence MSMTGSLMGYENNNEVNQAKCKKPGLKPLPVVSSINSSGVTTTSKSKRNRNPPKNECCTRGHVNSLWSVWYGIGAVAIQAYIATRCAKRIIAYLSLPWPPVAPPPKLELHACLILAGTGVLLLPILLAAAFFKLGNLANDGIKLGRHLSACTRDPPSSLINNNQDNGLATNLWRHGGPTAAFIHLCTAMCFLLPSLLMEARLIHAGFLPKEAIWRTDLDWVVVHEDRLVVLSFMNPPGNLSTLSGFITPQPYVTSTFLNEERESIIASTTEIPKTEEAGVTNSEKGSTINMLDARRAFTKPNDFLLALNKTTASYFNHSTSTTIAATSSITPTTIGTRATTVRTTNQTTVTTAPTLTTKLTTKASVSPKRTTVKLAPKIGNVKLKTKQKVTAKVATTKPTKPTKPTKGNMTAESLTLTMNSLSDLDHLENVNVEFDSDESHGPITLEYLNYAMALAVYSVRYPAVFWSCNKALGMIFSLQLLANSAQSLLAYAGMSVLYKVQVVGALKVLPMLRHRTILPTSTISTFLGDSYFLLNPHVTLALFALSSLLVLCSSMVMYLYAHGRFTAFLNQERERRVILLKEGRNGNGWGYFTHCVALCVFLAIAICSAPLLYDYTVVYRGSLDGAVLACIAGTVLHLFLWLVLWVFLTIKQKWVFKLRVTIGRATVRSARSVKLVTDVDLLSARDEEEGTNAPLLVVGNGRTYTIADTSPKKAIMSVIQKAAMERKARAQGGNSDSVDGESNADGEEQIYWLRPKLRPSPAQTPTDADSGAQIGDKGWLNKKLKPKVTFNDLPSTSGARNKGKARRGVGDGGPDDDGDYATLRELPLMSGHDPADDSNSEENKWGRWLLPRSWSNAPRMVDLLECVNDDHVTYYASGNRDLQPSEGDPSPLLTPEPLPDPPPLPIPLQPSSPNTTNIAPPTEVVTAPLNSNPQMNGGQTPRCLRRADSGMPHEELTPRSDFSNSPPLDGSTVHSNTSSQSETSSGVHSNASNASNASNASNASNASQSSSQRRATSVDDLTGEPREEPQWRSCSLQRGVQPPTAKTAFSPPNSRPGTSQSFSPQYVNHTPLMNGSEMVVAGCPAVILENPNEATVVIRRKLSRPKLSEPLNPNEEPFGRSTNMRMTSFTENSDLRSMQASSATLPHYPTQPVVTYPHCSTMPLPHASHNLAGTNNNNSGSSNNNNNNNMASVGSCGSVPRHTTLPAHSSIPGHTTLPSHHNGVRLFHGGPNPFVKRFPPVQVHSQPWTLPGGHHTFPQPQIGKLSAPAQIRQSDRDSANFSMASSGDSDTCLPH encoded by the exons ATGTCGATGACAGGCAGCCTGATGGGCTACGAAAATAACAACGAAGTGAACCAAGCCAAGTGTAAAAAACCAGGACTCAAACCACTTCCGGTGGTTTCCAGCATAAATTCCAGCGGCGTCACGACAACGAGCAAATCTAAGAGAAATCGAAACCCACCGAAAAATGAATGCTGCACTCGCGGTCACGTCAACAGCCTTTGGTCCGTCTGGTACGGTATCGGAGCTGTCGCCATTCAAGCCTACATTGCGACGAGATGTGCGAAAAGAATTATTG CCTACCTTTCCCTGCCGTGGCCGCCGGTGGCGCCTCCTCCGAAGCTGGAACTCCACGCTTGCCTGATCCTAGCTGGAACCGGGGTTCTGCTTCTCCCGATTCTCCTCGCCGCGGCTTTTTTCAAGCTTGGAAATCTTGCCAACGACGGGATAAAGCTTGGCCGTCATCTAAGCGCCTGCACCAGAGACCCACCCTCGTCGCTGATCAATAACAATCAGGATAATG GTCTTGCTACTAATCTCTGGAGACACGGAGGACCGACGGCAGCGTTCATCCACCTCTGTACAGCGATGTGCTTCCTGCTTCCATCCCTCCTTATGGAAGCCAGACTGATCCACGCCGGCTTTCTCCCGAAAG AAGCCATTTGGCGCACTGATCTGGACTGGGTTGTGGTTCACGAAGACCGACTGGTGGTCCTGAGCTTCATGAATCCTCCTGGCAACCTGAGTACGCTTTCGGGCTTCATAACTCCCCAGCCGTACGTGACGTCAACGTTTCTTAACGAGGAGAGGGAGAGCATCATCGCCTCGACAACGGAGATACCGAAAACCGAGGAAGCCGGCGTCACTAATTCTGAAAAGGGCTCTACCATAAACATGCTCGACGCTCGCCGCGCGTTTACTAAACCCAACGACTTTTTACTTGCATTGAATAAAACCACCGCATCGTACTTCAACCACTCAACGTCGACGACTATCGCCGCGACCAGCTCGATCACTCCAACCACAATCGGCACTCGGGCAACGACCGTAAGGACCACCAATCAGACAACAGTGACTACGGCTCCGACACTCACGACGAAATTAACAACGAAAGCAAGCGTTTCTCCGAAGCGAACCACTGTCAAACTCGCACCGAAAATCGGCAACGTCAAACTGAAAACGAAGCAAAAGGTCACCGCCAAAGTAGCTACCACCAAACCCACCAAACCCACCAAACCAACCAAGGGTAACATGACTGCGGAAAGTCTGACGTTGACCATGAACAGCCTTTCTGATCTGGACCATCTGGAAAACGTGAATGTAGAATTCGATTCTG ATGAATCCCACGGCCCGATCACATTAGAGTACTTAAACTACGCAATGGCTCTCGCAGTGTATTCTGTCAGATATCCCGCCGTCTTTTGGTCTTGCAACAAGGCTCTTGGAATGATATTCAGCCTTCAGCTGCTCGCCAACTCTGCACAGAGTTTGCTGGCCTACGCGGGAATGTCGGTGCTTTACAAG GTGCAGGTCGTGGGGGCTTTGAAGGTGCTGCCGATGCTACGGCATCGTACCATCTTGCCGACGAGCACGATTTCAACGTTTCTCGGAGATTCCTACTTCCTGCTGAACCCACACGTGACTTTGGCTCTCTTCGCGCTCTCGTCCCTCCTCGTATTGTGTTCCAGCATGGTGATGTACCTCTACGCTCACGGCAG GTTCACAGCGTTCTTGAACCAGGAACGCGAACGCCGTGTAATACTGCTGAAGGAGGGTCGAAACGGTAACGGATGGGGTTATTTCACGCACTGCGTAGCGCTCTGCGTCTTCCTGGCGATAGCTATTTGCAGTGCGCCCCTATTGTACGACTACACAGTAGTCTATCGCGGAAGTCTCGATGGCGCGGTACTTGCCTGCATCGCCGGGACCGTGCTCCACCTATTTCTGTGGCTGGTCCTCTGGGTATTTCTCACAATAAAACAGAAGTGGGTTTTCAAACTCAGAGTAACCATTGGCAGGGCAACGGTTCGATCTGCACGCTCTGTGAAACTTGTCACAGACGTCGACCTCCTCTCTGCCAGGGACGAAGAGGAGGGAACGAACGCACCTCTCCTGGTCGTTGGTAACGGAAGAACTTACACCATCGCTGACACTTCGCCGAAGAAGGCGATCATGAGTGTCATTCAGAAGGCTGCGATGGAACGGAAGGCGCGCGCCCAAG GAGGTAACTCCGACTCCGTTGACGGCGAGTCGAACGCTGACGGTGAGGAGCAGATATACTGGTTGAGACCAAAGCTTCGACCATCTCCGGCCCAAACTCCAACCGATGCAGACTCTGGTGCTCAGATCGGGGACAAGGGGTGGCTAAACAAAAAGTTGAAGCCGAAAGTCACCTTCAACGACCTGCCCAGTACGTCCGGCGCGCG TAATAAGGGAAAAGCCAGACGAGGTGTCGGTGACGGTGGACCGGATGATGATGGGGACTACGCAACGCTACGCGAACTCCCACTGATGTCTGGTCACGATCCAGCGGACGATTCCAACTCCGAAGAGAACAAG TGGGGAAGATGGCTGCTACCTCGTAGCTGGAGCAATGCGCCTAGAATGGTGGAT CTGCTGGAGTGCGTGAACGACGACCATGTGACATACTATGCGAGCGGTAATCGCGACCTGCAGCCCTCGGAAGGAGATCCATCACCCCTCTTGACTCCTGAGCCTCTTCCCGACCCACCGCCGCTTCCAATTCCCTTGCAGCCTTCGTCGCCGAATACCACTAACATAGCACCTCCTACGGAGGTCGTCACTGCGCCATTGAACAGTAACCCGCAG ATGAACGGTGGACAAACACCGAGATGTCTGCGTCGGGCAGACTCTGGGATGCCCCACGAGGAGTTGACCCCGAGATcggatttttcaaactcaccACCGCTGGACGGTTCGACGGTACACAGCAACACGAGCAGCCAGAGCGAGACGTCGAGCGGCGTTCACTCGAACGCTAGCAACGCTAGCAACGCTAGTAACGCGAGTAACGCGAGCAACGCGAGTCAATCTAGCTCGCAACGTCGCGCAACGAGCGTCGACGACTTGACAGGGGAGCCAAGAGAGGAGCCTCAATGGCGCAGCTGCTCTCTGCAACGGGGTGTGCAGCCACCGACGGCGAAGACGGCGTTTTCGCCGCCGAATTCGCGACCTGGTACGAGCCAGTCCTTTTCGCCCCAATACGTGAACCACACGCCGTTGATGAATGGCAGCGAGATGGTGGTGGCCGGATGTCCGGCCGTGATCCTCGAGAATCCGAACGAGGCGACGGTGGTAATACGGCGGAAGTTGTCCAGGCCGAAGCTGAGCGAGCCCCTGAACCCTAACGAAGAGCCGTTCGGCAGGTCGACGAACATGCGGATGACCTCCTTCACCGAGAACAGCGATCTCCGCTCCATGCAGGCCTCGTCGGCCACACTCCCCCATTACCCGACCCAGCCCGTCGTGACCTACCCCCACTGTTCGACGATGCCGCTGCCCCACGCATCCCACAATCTCGCCGGTacgaacaacaacaacagtggcagcagcaacaacaacaacaacaacaacatggCATCGGTCGGGAGTTGCGGCTCGGTTCCTCGGCACACGACTCTTCCCGCTCACTCGTCCATCCCCGGTCACACCACCCTGCCCTCTCATCATAACGGCGTCAGGCTTTTTCACGGTGGGCCGAACCCCTTCGTCAAGAGGTTTCCACCGGTACAGGTTCACTCCCAACCCTGGACACTGCCGGGAGGGCATCACACCTTCCCTCAGCCACAGATCGGTAAGCTTTCAGCACCCGCACAGATTAGACAGAGCGATCGTGATTCCGCAAACTTCTCCATGGCCAGCAGCGGGGACTCCGATACTTGCCTACCGCATTAG
- the LOC107225615 gene encoding protein tincar isoform X3, which yields MSMTGSLMGYENNNEVNQAKCKKPGLKPLPVVSSINSSGVTTTSKSKRNRNPPKNECCTRGHVNSLWSVWYGIGAVAIQAYIATRCAKRIIAYLSLPWPPVAPPPKLELHACLILAGTGVLLLPILLAAAFFKLGNLANDGIKLGRHLSACTRDPPSSLINNNQDNGLATNLWRHGGPTAAFIHLCTAMCFLLPSLLMEARLIHAGFLPKEAIWRTDLDWVVVHEDRLVVLSFMNPPGNLSTLSGFITPQPYVTSTFLNEERESIIASTTEIPKTEEAGVTNSEKGSTINMLDARRAFTKPNDFLLALNKTTASYFNHSTSTTIAATSSITPTTIGTRATTVRTTNQTTVTTAPTLTTKLTTKASVSPKRTTVKLAPKIGNVKLKTKQKVTAKVATTKPTKPTKPTKGNMTAESLTLTMNSLSDLDHLENVNVEFDSDESHGPITLEYLNYAMALAVYSVRYPAVFWSCNKALGMIFSLQLLANSAQSLLAYAGMSVLYKVQVVGALKVLPMLRHRTILPTSTISTFLGDSYFLLNPHVTLALFALSSLLVLCSSMVMYLYAHGRFTAFLNQERERRVILLKEGRNGNGWGYFTHCVALCVFLAIAICSAPLLYDYTVVYRGSLDGAVLACIAGTVLHLFLWLVLWVFLTIKQKWVFKLRVTIGRATVRSARSVKLVTDVDLLSARDEEEGTNAPLLVVGNGRTYTIADTSPKKAIMSVIQKAAMERKARAQGGNSDSVDGESNADGEEQIYWLRPKLRPSPAQTPTDADSGAQIGDKGWLNKKLKPKVTFNDLPSTSGARNKGKARRGVGDGGPDDDGDYATLRELPLMSGHDPADDSNSEENKMNGGQTPRCLRRADSGMPHEELTPRSDFSNSPPLDGSTVHSNTSSQSETSSGVHSNASNASNASNASNASNASQSSSQRRATSVDDLTGEPREEPQWRSCSLQRGVQPPTAKTAFSPPNSRPGTSQSFSPQYVNHTPLMNGSEMVVAGCPAVILENPNEATVVIRRKLSRPKLSEPLNPNEEPFGRSTNMRMTSFTENSDLRSMQASSATLPHYPTQPVVTYPHCSTMPLPHASHNLAGTNNNNSGSSNNNNNNNMASVGSCGSVPRHTTLPAHSSIPGHTTLPSHHNGVRLFHGGPNPFVKRFPPVQVHSQPWTLPGGHHTFPQPQIGKLSAPAQIRQSDRDSANFSMASSGDSDTCLPH from the exons ATGTCGATGACAGGCAGCCTGATGGGCTACGAAAATAACAACGAAGTGAACCAAGCCAAGTGTAAAAAACCAGGACTCAAACCACTTCCGGTGGTTTCCAGCATAAATTCCAGCGGCGTCACGACAACGAGCAAATCTAAGAGAAATCGAAACCCACCGAAAAATGAATGCTGCACTCGCGGTCACGTCAACAGCCTTTGGTCCGTCTGGTACGGTATCGGAGCTGTCGCCATTCAAGCCTACATTGCGACGAGATGTGCGAAAAGAATTATTG CCTACCTTTCCCTGCCGTGGCCGCCGGTGGCGCCTCCTCCGAAGCTGGAACTCCACGCTTGCCTGATCCTAGCTGGAACCGGGGTTCTGCTTCTCCCGATTCTCCTCGCCGCGGCTTTTTTCAAGCTTGGAAATCTTGCCAACGACGGGATAAAGCTTGGCCGTCATCTAAGCGCCTGCACCAGAGACCCACCCTCGTCGCTGATCAATAACAATCAGGATAATG GTCTTGCTACTAATCTCTGGAGACACGGAGGACCGACGGCAGCGTTCATCCACCTCTGTACAGCGATGTGCTTCCTGCTTCCATCCCTCCTTATGGAAGCCAGACTGATCCACGCCGGCTTTCTCCCGAAAG AAGCCATTTGGCGCACTGATCTGGACTGGGTTGTGGTTCACGAAGACCGACTGGTGGTCCTGAGCTTCATGAATCCTCCTGGCAACCTGAGTACGCTTTCGGGCTTCATAACTCCCCAGCCGTACGTGACGTCAACGTTTCTTAACGAGGAGAGGGAGAGCATCATCGCCTCGACAACGGAGATACCGAAAACCGAGGAAGCCGGCGTCACTAATTCTGAAAAGGGCTCTACCATAAACATGCTCGACGCTCGCCGCGCGTTTACTAAACCCAACGACTTTTTACTTGCATTGAATAAAACCACCGCATCGTACTTCAACCACTCAACGTCGACGACTATCGCCGCGACCAGCTCGATCACTCCAACCACAATCGGCACTCGGGCAACGACCGTAAGGACCACCAATCAGACAACAGTGACTACGGCTCCGACACTCACGACGAAATTAACAACGAAAGCAAGCGTTTCTCCGAAGCGAACCACTGTCAAACTCGCACCGAAAATCGGCAACGTCAAACTGAAAACGAAGCAAAAGGTCACCGCCAAAGTAGCTACCACCAAACCCACCAAACCCACCAAACCAACCAAGGGTAACATGACTGCGGAAAGTCTGACGTTGACCATGAACAGCCTTTCTGATCTGGACCATCTGGAAAACGTGAATGTAGAATTCGATTCTG ATGAATCCCACGGCCCGATCACATTAGAGTACTTAAACTACGCAATGGCTCTCGCAGTGTATTCTGTCAGATATCCCGCCGTCTTTTGGTCTTGCAACAAGGCTCTTGGAATGATATTCAGCCTTCAGCTGCTCGCCAACTCTGCACAGAGTTTGCTGGCCTACGCGGGAATGTCGGTGCTTTACAAG GTGCAGGTCGTGGGGGCTTTGAAGGTGCTGCCGATGCTACGGCATCGTACCATCTTGCCGACGAGCACGATTTCAACGTTTCTCGGAGATTCCTACTTCCTGCTGAACCCACACGTGACTTTGGCTCTCTTCGCGCTCTCGTCCCTCCTCGTATTGTGTTCCAGCATGGTGATGTACCTCTACGCTCACGGCAG GTTCACAGCGTTCTTGAACCAGGAACGCGAACGCCGTGTAATACTGCTGAAGGAGGGTCGAAACGGTAACGGATGGGGTTATTTCACGCACTGCGTAGCGCTCTGCGTCTTCCTGGCGATAGCTATTTGCAGTGCGCCCCTATTGTACGACTACACAGTAGTCTATCGCGGAAGTCTCGATGGCGCGGTACTTGCCTGCATCGCCGGGACCGTGCTCCACCTATTTCTGTGGCTGGTCCTCTGGGTATTTCTCACAATAAAACAGAAGTGGGTTTTCAAACTCAGAGTAACCATTGGCAGGGCAACGGTTCGATCTGCACGCTCTGTGAAACTTGTCACAGACGTCGACCTCCTCTCTGCCAGGGACGAAGAGGAGGGAACGAACGCACCTCTCCTGGTCGTTGGTAACGGAAGAACTTACACCATCGCTGACACTTCGCCGAAGAAGGCGATCATGAGTGTCATTCAGAAGGCTGCGATGGAACGGAAGGCGCGCGCCCAAG GAGGTAACTCCGACTCCGTTGACGGCGAGTCGAACGCTGACGGTGAGGAGCAGATATACTGGTTGAGACCAAAGCTTCGACCATCTCCGGCCCAAACTCCAACCGATGCAGACTCTGGTGCTCAGATCGGGGACAAGGGGTGGCTAAACAAAAAGTTGAAGCCGAAAGTCACCTTCAACGACCTGCCCAGTACGTCCGGCGCGCG TAATAAGGGAAAAGCCAGACGAGGTGTCGGTGACGGTGGACCGGATGATGATGGGGACTACGCAACGCTACGCGAACTCCCACTGATGTCTGGTCACGATCCAGCGGACGATTCCAACTCCGAAGAGAACAAG ATGAACGGTGGACAAACACCGAGATGTCTGCGTCGGGCAGACTCTGGGATGCCCCACGAGGAGTTGACCCCGAGATcggatttttcaaactcaccACCGCTGGACGGTTCGACGGTACACAGCAACACGAGCAGCCAGAGCGAGACGTCGAGCGGCGTTCACTCGAACGCTAGCAACGCTAGCAACGCTAGTAACGCGAGTAACGCGAGCAACGCGAGTCAATCTAGCTCGCAACGTCGCGCAACGAGCGTCGACGACTTGACAGGGGAGCCAAGAGAGGAGCCTCAATGGCGCAGCTGCTCTCTGCAACGGGGTGTGCAGCCACCGACGGCGAAGACGGCGTTTTCGCCGCCGAATTCGCGACCTGGTACGAGCCAGTCCTTTTCGCCCCAATACGTGAACCACACGCCGTTGATGAATGGCAGCGAGATGGTGGTGGCCGGATGTCCGGCCGTGATCCTCGAGAATCCGAACGAGGCGACGGTGGTAATACGGCGGAAGTTGTCCAGGCCGAAGCTGAGCGAGCCCCTGAACCCTAACGAAGAGCCGTTCGGCAGGTCGACGAACATGCGGATGACCTCCTTCACCGAGAACAGCGATCTCCGCTCCATGCAGGCCTCGTCGGCCACACTCCCCCATTACCCGACCCAGCCCGTCGTGACCTACCCCCACTGTTCGACGATGCCGCTGCCCCACGCATCCCACAATCTCGCCGGTacgaacaacaacaacagtggcagcagcaacaacaacaacaacaacaacatggCATCGGTCGGGAGTTGCGGCTCGGTTCCTCGGCACACGACTCTTCCCGCTCACTCGTCCATCCCCGGTCACACCACCCTGCCCTCTCATCATAACGGCGTCAGGCTTTTTCACGGTGGGCCGAACCCCTTCGTCAAGAGGTTTCCACCGGTACAGGTTCACTCCCAACCCTGGACACTGCCGGGAGGGCATCACACCTTCCCTCAGCCACAGATCGGTAAGCTTTCAGCACCCGCACAGATTAGACAGAGCGATCGTGATTCCGCAAACTTCTCCATGGCCAGCAGCGGGGACTCCGATACTTGCCTACCGCATTAG